The genomic stretch TCTTAAaataaaagcttttgccacaaactgaacactttaatgttttttcacctgtgtgtgttctcatgtgtcgagtcaaaatgctcttaatagaaaagctgttgccacaaactgaacaattaaagggtttttcacctgtgtgtgttctcatgtgttgagtcaaaatgctcttattaaaaaagcttttgccacaaactgaacacttacatgttttttcacctgtgtgcgttctcatgtgttgagtcaaattgctattttgagaaaagcttttgccacaaactgaacaattaaagggtttttcacctgtgtgtgttctaatgtgttgagtcaaaatgctcttattaaaaaagcttttgtcacaaactgaacaattaaagggtttttcacctgtgtgtgttctcatgtgtcgagtcaactttttattttgagaaaagctgttgccacaaactgaacacttaaatgttttttcacctgtgtgtgttctcatgtgttgagtcaatgaGCCATTTccagaaaagctgttgccacaaactgaacaattaaagggtttttcacctgtgtgtgttctcatgtgtagagtcaaactgctctttttagtaaaacttttagcacaaaccgagcagctcaaacatgttttacctctcttctttgtagagcattcagagtgtttgttgtcagtgtgagtcctcatatcaccttcacagtctttatcgctgctcaaaggttcttcaacctcgtcttcagcctcactatctgatagtggagctaagaggttgtctacttgtggtttctcttcatcatcttcagtcttcacagagagaatactcagtggaaacttggtgtaatcagcttcctctcgtcctagaagacactctccctcctgagtgatgcagagttcctcctcttcctttttaatgcagggtggttgtggagtctcctgcttcaaagtggagctcccccctaactgaggggaaacttcttctggattaccgatcagctgctggacgtctgcaagacacaaaaacacactttcttctatgtactgtatgtgtgtgtagtagggttgtacagtatactgctactaataaagtatcgtggtactaatcaattgaaatcggtactataccacctttgaaaagtaccggtaccgttctttcatctgaatgctgctgtgcggcggtgactacagagccgaggcgcatgatgttgagtgtgtcaaaacgcacacacaaagtgcatacaagcaataacatggtggagaggaagaaaggcaacaaaggacaattctactggttaataaagagggtgcgtggagtgcaatatggaggtatttgggcttctaaactaactataaaggtgacactttaaacagggagccgccgctctgcaagggttgctttacacctttcctgtttgtgggctcccagaccgtggtcgaggagcgcaggggagacgttccctccagggcccatgttgtgtcgggggtaacactgggtccataaagctccgctctttggtcggaaggacgaggccgtcgattagttacaacttgctcactttatttattatttccacggggcacaagcggacatccaccatgctattaacactcctgcacatgctaccactacctctccttactcgcccactcacttactcacatCACTCACCCtacatactgccattcttaaaggcctactgaaatgcgattttcttattcaaacggggatagcaggtccattctatgtgtcatacttgatcattttgcgatattgccatatttttgctgaaaggatttagtagagaacattaacgataaagttcgcaacttttggtcgctgataaaaaagccttgcctgtaccggaagtagcgtgacgtcacaggttgtggagctcctctcatctgcacattgtttacaatcatggccaccagcagcgagagcgattcggaccgagaaagcgacgattaccccattaatttgagcgagcatgaaagatttgtggatgaggaaagtgagagtgatgggattagagggcagtggaagcgattcagatagggaagatgctgtgagaggcgggtgggacctgatattcggctgggaatgactaaaacagtaaataaacacaagacatatatatactctattagccacaacacaaccaggcttatatttaatatgccacaaattaatccgcataacaaacacctcccccctcccgtccatataacccaccaatacaaatcaaacacccgcacaacacactcaatcccacagccaaagtaccgttcacctccgtaaagttcatacagcacatatatttccccaaagtcacgtacgtgacatgcacatagcggcgcgcacgtacgggcaagcgatcaaatgtttggaagccaaagctgcgtactcacggtagcgcgtctgctatccaactcaaagtcctcctggttgtgttgctgcagccagccgctaatacacagcttcccacctacagctttcgtctttgctgtcttcattgttcattaaacaaattgcaaaagagtcaccaacacagatgtccagaatactgtggaattttgcgatgaaaacagacgacttaatagctggccacaaattgtttttggaaactgtggacgtcgtgtcctccggaccaaacaggaaaagaaccatccggattgttatagacgcaaagttgaaaagccagcatgtgtgatggtatgggggtgtattagtgcccaaggcatgggtaacttacacatctgtgaaggcaccattaatgctgaaaggtacatacaggttttggagcaacatatgttgccatccaagcaacgttatcatggacgcccctgcttatttcagcaagacaatgccaagccacgtgttaaatcaacgtggcttcatagtaaaagagtgcgggtactagactggcctgcctgtagtccagacctgtctcccattgaaaatgtgtggtgaattatgaagcctaaaataccacaacggagacccccggactgttgaacaacttaagctgtacatcaagcaagaatgggaaagaattaaacctgagaagcttaaaaaatgtgctaTAGttactgtagtagaatttctgacctttgacctatattgcatgtctaataagaatgtccgctcattttcaattatcttccattttgtgccattgactggaccagtgggacaaaggtgaatatggagttgtgccaacctgtctacagaatgtttagaatttccaaacatgactaagagatacaaggttgttttggaacagacaaaaccaaaacaaaataattatgacgcactagataaaaaacaatgacgcacaagagacatataaaaaatggcagaagaccggaactcgacagtgattttggcttgtgtgtgtcttgtttactccggagtaacatgtggtctgtctgcacggctaacttaattcaacctgcacttctgataatgggtaaacaaaattgttgtactaaactacttttgttgccggtttaagcttcggacaatccactacacaaattggcgtcacgaacaggatggtttagaagctacaggtcgacagccgctcccgctctctctgtcaggcagacagtgtgttgcacgcgcgcatcacaaggtaagcagtttgctttaaagtgtaaacattttctgcctggagagagccggatcgataagactaattgctgaatctatttttgataaaagataggtttagtcaggttctccaaaaacaacctgggatggggtaaattatggttggattgagttgttttatatgtgattatttgtctgtgtgtttgttgaaaacttgtgatttcttgtttttaacataaggggattgttattagaattttggtggtttggagtgtagaagcacagacgatatgagacgaaaaatttcttttaacctcttcatcctctgtcgttgctggcagaggatgcttctttctgcaagtgcatcagaattagccagagttggacaaagataaatttaaggcaaggtttgctaactggtgtgacatttggcccatataaaattgatacgtctgtgaaagtgtgagacacctgtctatgtggaaactgcagcggtccctagtccttgtgactcagcgtgtaaaaaagcctcatattaggtgaccattcagtgactccggtaaaggagatcaactgagccaagttgtcacgaatctgtttaatggctgcagaatagacaggtggcgtctcgggctccatatggtagagctttggtgaaacttggtgaaactgtatgggactgaccagacacgatgtctgtaggattgctgggtgattcctggtggtcctatggcgccttagaggccagtgatccgtgttggtcagtttgataacgcaggtgctgctccaatgaaacgggttaatcgccgttttatgagcaatgatggaacctggtttttgtgatatgagacggccgattccacaaaagcacgtgtgcattagttgtttatatttgtccggacaatggggtggtattgtaatttaacaatgtgtgtgtataatgatgaatgctgaaatgtgtgtgtattgagtgagtcagtttatgttggtacatttagatatatgcgtaatttcataacttttgtgtagcacctggtctcttatctggtttaattccccccttcctttcccccccccctctcgcaacctcccttcacgctttttctcacagccccgctatctgtaaaagttgggaaattgtctaaaatgtgtgtgcgtgtgagaaagtagacaaagtttatgtacagaaaacatatgagtgaatgatctatccatttaattatcttatcccgctctcggaggttggatcgcaggggcagcagcctaagcagggaagtccagaataccctccttaaacttgactatttgtccatctaagagtgaatgataaatgttgttcttattattaaggttctgatatgatacaacTGTgattctggatgagaaaaatagttgtctattgcatttacttttaactgtgctggtaaattctctgtgtgagtgactgtgtgacgcatatacagaaaaaaaaggagtctcagctgggagacattttgagataagagtgtgtcagaagtggcgaggctgtgtgagtgtcagctgtacgaggcattgggccgaagaggtgtgacactgttagcatagcattgagctaggttagcattgagctaggatagcattgagctagtttagcattgagctaggtttaaagaataaataaataaataaataaaaaacatatatatatatatatatatatatatatatatatatatatatatatatatatatatatatatatatatatatatatatatatatatagtggacagctgtactcaatctgaagagaaggctgacaggttggttttgataataggaaaaataaaatatactgtatatgaataaataaacatttaaatatcaatacatacatttggactgggacattgaagcattgttaaattcattagtcattaattatgtgtgtaatatactgtattaaacagccttgctgcttatctgatccatccagttcctgtgtggaagttgagacaaacacacacacacacgcacacatcatagattaggacacattgtaactttgaattaatagttatacaacaaataaattaataatattgaatttaaatttgataaagatacattgattatacattgacattttaattttttttaggaataaacacacaataaaataaaagttaaatttatattctaaaacatctaagggtatctgtgcaaactgtgaaacatagagtctgaagaagtacagataaagagtcgccaacactcagcgccattgtcaaaacaaaacgtagagaagcgttaaacaaattctaatcagaaggaagacagaccaaaatatgagaacttaagtaaacagacagcaagtaaaccagaaataataatgtaaataaataacaaagaaagcaaatttctatgtgacattggtgcgtgtagaattacatgtagagaataaaactaaatggaaacaactgtctgcaagatgagcatgacgtcatgaattgtgctcgggttagtaatagatagatagacagataaaacgttattgattccttcaggagagttccctcaggaagaagaagtaaaaagtaaacagtaactaagggtataaatggaaacaaaatggaaaaatattacaaggagaataaaaatagaacagtaaaataagagaaactaggcattaacgaccatgatataaaaaagtattgcactgttattgttttgcattccctgtcatcctagcccccccaaagaggagttgtacagtctaatgatgtatgagacaaaggatttttataggctaaaccagtagttctcaaaggaggatatggtgtttccgcccggacaaaaaaagggggggtacttgaaggtatgccaaggggtacctgagattttaaatattttaaaatagcgacaattcaaaatcctttataaatataattatagaagaataattcttcaacaaaataaatatttagaattaagttcacgagcccagatggatctctattacaatatccaaagaaggtttgtccaaataagtcaagtaagaccacaacaaatgagcaaaatggtgcactgttatacaatttaataaatcagaaaatgatgacattatgctgtattttatttttttattttactgggaaaaaaaggttgaaaaccactgccctaaatcatatctaaagctaaaattattttataagactgattattttggattattgtgtttgtattgtgagagaaggagagaaagtgagagagagaggaagagagagcaggtgaaaaaacagaaggagggtgaagaggatggtttgagaaaatatgggaaaaggatgtttataaacttacattatgtgaatggtttctaggagaacagaaaatagaaacattgtgtgaagtgtaaggaagagatggatacaggatgttgtttgtaaaggaaaacgaaagtgaagaaaagatgagaaagtgacaaatgaaggtattcgtaaatggtatgctgttgattgtggttagctgcaagtttgtttatttgtttgtttgtttagttgtttgagtgaaatgggaagaaatcaataggaataattacatgcaaaatggaataaaactatgagtgcgatagataatgaatgaataaatgaaatacgtttattttggtcatataatcaaccatcaaccaatttgtgtgagcagtttaacagtaaattagacatattaacaatcatacacatttacacacagaaaagaaaaaagaatgaccgaaaaaagaataggcggaagccaaagcttatattggcctatgatatacaattactgaacattaaattacctggaacatcaacgttaaaagatgaaagtaattgttactatattttataatgttaaaaaaactttacttttcaagggtctccaaaaccataacaaaaaactacatgtgttcagctcatcactgaggatggtacatcatttaactcctaaaactgaaatacatttgtgtttttattttattttacttgacctatttcaaaaatcaatatcccccgtaaatgatagttttctcctcataatgtaaacaagctagtacagaatctggtacagaacatatctgtttctgaacttaatgtttccgtgcattgtcccatcatagatagactaaactaaatacaactatttagtgaattattgaggccacaataattcactaggtgttgtaaaatatcaaagtactattgcaaaagcgaacagtgacctcaaacatgacctgtcctccgcctctgttcttgctgtgcTTGACTATcatctgccttttctttttctttgatttttctgaaactactactactaccactactactactactattactattactacgactaacactgtccctgtgagagggacagaggggggaggtgagtttggattgggtcaagtttgagcgtgttgaggttttatttaatcaatatgatcaatccggtacaaggataaaggaacgtaatgatttagattgacaattgcagtggttggcggaagcaaccccaacctcaaaggagggtgccaattcagtaattaaatgttttgtgaattatctaatatcccgacatggtttgcccaaaaagattaggtcaaacaacggcacctattttaagaaaacaggttatcatcttcagtcacaagatcagcacttctcaggaccagcagcttcctaggaaggtggaaagaccatgagaccaaaatggtaagtgtgcaaaatgtagaatttgtgtgccagttcctctgtgcagatttgaggatgaaagaagccaccccagattcccttgcactcgctaagaggggcacggtcaaagccaatccaggaccaacacccgatacctgactggaaggaaccgagaggagagacaacaccttgccagcgatgacgagaacaactaaggttgccagccaatatgtccaccaggactccagcagctgtggaaagaagtgtcgggagtgccgaagcggcgaggaggcctggaccaaagccccacgccccatactctgcccccgccttccccaaggcccccacagctccaactttttctcagcttttccccaaagcggccagcgcgcacatgccattgcacagtctgcccaatggactgaaccacaccccaaaaagagacagagacagactgtttgagtggatctctttcttcaccaaggcagccaaaagcccaacgaggtgtcggcaggccaccagcctgaggcaccaccgagccatctatacgagcactaatcgaacatggactcatacgaaattcagttgtgtgttcaaaataaattgataattaacaatattggtaactacattcattgcaaatgccgggaaaaatatttttgcaaatgtcttacagtcataagtctatatacattcatctatttatgttcaatgatgttcatgatcaaagtatttgttattcctttactaaatcaaagggtaggccactaattgtgttctgtgagatggttttactgcaggctggtaacagcgatcgctctgaaggagggtcatagacggaatttttgcctcatataaaaacattgaggtttttgcctctatctgtggtagagatttaacttagtggtctacatcagaaattgttttggtccagggtcttaagaccctggaaggcaggtatgtagtagaatttttgacctttgacctatattgcatgtctaataagaatgtccgctcattttcaattatcttccattttgtgccattgactggaccagtgggacaaaggtgaatatggagttgtgccaacctgtctacagaatgtttagaatttccaaatacgactaagagatacaaggttgttttggaacagacaaaaccaaaacaaaataattatgacgcactagataacaaaacaatgacgcacaagagacatataaaaaatggcagaagaccggaactcgacagtgattttggcttgtgtgtgtcttgtttactccggagtaacatgtggtctgtctgcacggctaacttaattcaacctgcacttctgataatgggtaaacaaaattgttgtactaaactacttttgttgcctgtttaagcttcggacaatccactacattaattgaatggcagggtccctgctatcacatgttgatacaaatataacatttacataataaaaatgaactacaggcttcccaaatgctgtaataaattaagcatgatgagttgacttgaaaccgtttaatgttgcactttttatatgtagaagaaaagttgtgtcattttatttaatctgagcaacaacttgaggcagtttaatgttgattaacgtgggaagaattattatagtgttcccaatgttaaaaggataaagccattgtttacaaatttggtaaataaataaccaaaaaatgtatattttgttgttttcttactgtaccaaaaatgaaccgaaccgtgacctctaaaccgaggtacgtaccgaaccaaaattgttgtgtaccgttacacacctactgattagacatactagcactgtgtcaaataaaaagtagcacattCTAGTAGACATGGTCTTTTTTTCAATCATACACTCACTCATCCCTTTAACTGTTACAGGCTcaagaatttgcatgcacgttccGCGGgcttgtgacagtttgaccccacactgtcactgtttgacctttggacttcctcacaaaccgtgcacatttgttgggaagctcaacatggacaaactacaaacattcaatcttgttagctagtgaaaagcatgtgctcaacaaacaaattgttacctgtcacccaccatggctctgaacagttgactaaaagagtcagggtggggttgagggcgttatataggtgaacacacctgcattcactaattaggccaaatttgggtcgaaCCATTATCTTCAAAGGCTGGgtgttacagaaggacactggacatttgaaagttgtgttgtctaaagcctgaatttactgtgtacaaaaatgactgcactacacatgcaaaagtactatgtgaatactttttagacatgtgatggttattttgtaaattacaccgtacataaccatcacatgtctaaaaagtattcacatagtacttttgcatgtgtagtgcagtcatttttgtacacagtaaattcaggctttagacaacacaactttcaaatgtccagtgtccttctgtaacacCCAGCCTTTGAAGATAATGGttcgacccaaatttggcctaattagtgaatgcaggtgtgttcacctatataacgccctcaaccccaccctgactcttttagtcaactgttcagagccatggtgggtgacaggtaacaatttgtttgttgagcacatgcttttcactagctaacaagattgaatgtttgtagtttgtccatgttgagcttcccaacaaatgtgcacggtttgtgaggaagtccaaaggtcaaacagtgaca from Entelurus aequoreus isolate RoL-2023_Sb linkage group LG17, RoL_Eaeq_v1.1, whole genome shotgun sequence encodes the following:
- the LOC133632235 gene encoding zinc finger protein OZF-like isoform X2 codes for the protein MDDYCYAKMATSAKREHERESAPPTSSKSPTEIKTKDEDVQQLIGNPEEVSPQLGGSSTLKQETPQPPCIKKEEEELCITQEGECLLGREEADYTKFPLSILSVKTEDDEEKPQVDNLLAPLSDSEAEDEVEEPLSSDKDCEGDMRTHTDNKHSECSTKKRGKTCLSCSVCAKSFTKKSSLTLHMRTHTGEKPFNCSVCGNSFSGNGSLTQHMRTHTGEKTFKCSVCGNSFSQNKKLTRHMRTHTGEKPFNCSVCDKSFFNKSILTQHIRTHTGEKPFNCSVCGKSFSQNSNLTQHMRTHTGEKTCKCSVCGKSFFNKSILTQHMRTHTGEKPFNCSVCGNSFSIKSILTRHMRTHTGEKTLKCSVCGKSFYFKSILTKHMRTHTGEKPFNCSVCGNSFSQTSKLTQHMRTHTGEKPFNCSVCGNSFSQNSHLTQHMRTHTGEKTFKCSVCGKSFSFKSSLTKHMRTHTGEKPFNCSVCGNSFSQNSHLTRHMRTHTGEKTFTCSVCGKSFPHNSSLWRHMRTHAGEKPFSCSVCCKRFPHNADAVKHIRTHKGK
- the LOC133632235 gene encoding gastrula zinc finger protein XlCGF57.1-like isoform X1 is translated as MDDYCYAKMATSAKREHERESAPPTSSKSPTEIKTKDEDVQQLIGNPEEVSPQLGGSSTLKQETPQPPCIKKEEEELCITQEGECLLGREEADYTKFPLSILSVKTEDDEEKPQVDNLLAPLSDSEAEDEVEEPLSSDKDCEGDMRTHTDNKHSECSTKKRGKTCLSCSVCAKSFTKKSSLTLHMRTHTGEKPFNCSVCGNSFSGNGSLTQHMRTHTGEKTFKCSVCGNSFSQNKKLTRHMRTHTGEKPFNCSVCDKSFFNKSILTQHIRTHTGEKPFNCSVCGKSFSQNSNLTQHMRTHTGEKTCKCSVCGKSFFNKSILTQHMRTHTGEKPFNCSVCGNSFSIKSILTRHMRTHTGEKTLKCSVCGKSFYFKSILTKHMRTHTGEKPFSCSVCGKSFSIKSNLTPHMRTHTGEKTFKCSVCSKSFSFKSSLTKHTRTHTGEKPFNCSVCGNSFSQNSHLTQHMRTHTGEKTFKCSVCGKSFSFKSSLTKHMRTHTGEKPFNCSVCGNSFSQNSHLTRHMRTHTGEKTFTCSVCGKSFPHNSSLWRHMRTHAGEKPFSCSVCCKRFPHNADAVKHIRTHKGK